The DNA segment CAGCAAGGGGGCCTGCGGCTACTCCAGGTAAGCAATGGCCCCTTCCTTGTCCACCCCCCAGAGCCCTGTGTCTGCTGTAACAGGTGGTGCTTACCAAACACCTGTCCAGAGCTACCTCTCTTCTCATTGGGAGGAACTCACAGTGATTTAACCCGAATTTTTGAGGCTGGAGACAGATTAGTTGATACTGAATGTGGTGTGTGATAATTGTACCTaatgaaaagaatgaagattCAGTTTGTAAAAGGATTTTAAGAGTTTGGAAAAGAATTTTTGATATTAACATCTTGAAAAATAGGACCAAGTCATATTGTGAAAATTCTTTTACTGGGGCTGTAAATTCTGTTGGGCTCACAGCAGGATGGGTTAAATTAGGCATAATGAGTCATATGGGTGATTGAGATGGATGCATGTTTATTGAAGGCCTTGTATGTGCTTTCTCACTCACTGTCCAAGTTCAGTTCTTTCTCTGGCTGGAATCAGATGGGGAGAAGGGAACCATCCCTGTGCAGCTgactctctgtttctttctccctctccctctttttgtTATTCCCAGGACATCAAGGAGACTTTCAATAGGTGTGTTCTCACCCTTTatcctttgtgacccaatggcaTCTGGTTCCCCATCCCTGCATCTCTTGGATATCCcgctcctctccttccttccccaggaCCTGAGTTTCTGCCTCCTggaccctctccttcccctcagcTTCTGCTCTTTCCTCTGGGAATATCATGGTCCCACCCCCTGCCCGGTCCCCTTCTCCAGGTGTGAAGAGGTACAGCTGCAGCCCCCAGAGGTCTGGTCCCCTGACCCGTGTCAACCCCATAGCCATGACTTCCTGACAGACGCCATCGTGAGGAAAATGAGCCGGATGTTCTGTCAGGCTGCCCGAGGTAGGGAGGTCACCTGTTCGaccttcctttgcctttcccttcacaGACCTGAGATTGGGTTCTGAGGGGAAGTTGGGCCCTGGGGGAATGGGTGCTGAAATTGGAGCAGGATAAAGGCAGGCCAAGTGGGGCTTCAGGCCGAGAGCAGCTTTTGTTCTAGCCCAGGTGGGTGTTGGGGAGTAAAAGCCAGGACCAGAGGGAAAACCTGTCTGGTGTCCTGAAAACAGAGTGGGGAAAAGAAGTGGAGTCCCTAGGAATTTGAGCCCAGACTCTGTCGGGGCAGGGAGCTGAAGACAGTTGGATGGTGGGGAGGGCGAGAGGTGAAGGGGAAAGCAGGAAGGCCAAAGTTTGGAGTTAGCCACCAACAGTCGTTCCAGCCCTGGCGTATTtgtcctccctcctcccaagTGGACCTGACGCTGGACCCTGACACGGCTCACCCGGCTCTGATGCTGTCTCCCGACCGCCGGGCGGTCCGCCTGGCAGAGAGGCGGCAGGAGGTTGCTGACCATTCCAAGCGCTTCTCGGCCGACTGCTGCgtgctgggggcccagggcttCCGCTCTGGCCGGCACTACTGGGAGGTAGAGGTGGGTGGGCGTCGGGGTTGGGCGGTGGGTGCTGCCCGTGAATCAACCCATCATAAGGAGAAGGTGGGCTCTGGGGGGTCCTCTGTGGGCAGTGGGGATGCCAGCTCCTCTCGCCAtcaccaccgccgccgccgccttcaCCTGCCCCAGCAGCCCCTGCTCCAGCGGGAAGTGTGGTGTGTGGGCACCAATGGCAAACGCTACCAGGCACAAAGCTCAACGGAGCAGACACTGCTGAGCCCAAGTGAGAAACCACGGCGGTTTGGCGTGTACCTGGACTATGAGGCTGGGCGTCTGGGCTTCTACAATGCAGAGACTCTGGCTCATGTGCACACCTTTTCGGCTGCCTTCTTGGGCGAGCGTGTCTTCCCTTTCTTCCGGGTGCTCTCCAAGGGCACCCGCATCAAGCTCTGCCCTTGATCAGCCTGCCACCCGCATGGGCCCCTCTGGTTAGCACTAGGGGGGCGGGTGGTGGTGGAAGGTGGCCCATAAGTTTGGGGGCTAAAATGCTCCCGTTCCTGCGTTGCTTCATGCTCCTCCTTTGACCCCAGGCCCCTGCTTCTACTTCTAGGAGTCTAATAAACTCTCCTAGCCTCCAGCTCAGCTTTCTCTCACCTACTGGGTCTGTTCAACAGGTCTGCATGGGTCCCTGATGACAACAGCTGCCTGGTGTTCCCTCCCTATCTGCCCAGGGATCTGAGTTTTTGAGTAGGGGATGAAGGGAGGTCGTAATCTCATTACTAAACTTCCCTTTCCCCACTTCCTGTTCAACTCTCATGTCAGTTCTGAGGCTGGAGGATTTGGGCAGGACTCATGACAGCCCTCATTCCATTTTCTGATGCAAATTTTAGCTAAGGGATTTGGAAGCTTTTTTGGGGGAGGCAGGCTGGGAAAAGGGTAGAGCTGGATAATCAACAGTCTACTCTCTGGGGGAAGTAGGAAGGATTCTAATTTTCCTTCCATCCCCAATTTCTACCTCCATAGACTGGCCAGAATTTAGCTTCAGTGAGATCTGGAATGGTCGACATGATGGAAACTACATACATCATCCAATTATTTCTTCCCCCTTCCTTTTTCAGCACTAATCTAGGAGCAaggctcctcccccaccccaatcccTCAGGTCTTTtcactgccaggctcctttccttttctgtaaaatccCCTTGTCAGTTTCCAGCCTCTTGTCATGTGCTTAGTTCCCTCCATTTGGTGAGCCCTGGAGGGGAGCCTTGGGACGGATTTGAATCCCTAGGAGAGCCTTGGGCAGAATCTATTTTTCTAGTAACCCTTTGCCTTCTGTCACTTATCAGCTTTTGTCCTCTGCTTTGATGGCTGAGGTCAATTTTATGCTCCTGGGAGAAAGGAAGATGGGTTGTgttgtgaaaataaaaactatttgctGCTTTTGTGGAGTCCATTCCTTTAGAAGAGtaaggtgttgctagtggtaaacaatctgcctgccaatgcaaaagaagcaagagatgtgggttcagtccctgggtggggaagatcccctggagaagaaaatgacaacccagtgacagaggagcctgggggggctatagtccataggggttGGAAaccagaatcggacatgacttgagtgtgcatacacacacaaaggagaTGTCACAGAATGGAGGAGTACTTAATTAGATCTTTGTCAGACGTGACTGTTTCAACAGAGCGAGGTATAAATCCTACCACCCTCCATCTGGGTCCTCTGCCTAGCTTGTTATTGGCAGGCTCCTCAGGTCTACTTCAAGATCATCTGCCACTTCTTTTCTACCACTGCTTGAGACTTTGATTTTCCTAATAATCTCCATACTGTGGCCCTCATGCCCAAGACTCAGGCACGTTACATCTCCAATCTTTTAATGTAGTGTATCTAGTTGGAAGTCAAAGAAGTCTCGTTGCCATTGAGTTGGAGGGTATATATACAGGAGACCTCGATGTGCCACACATCTGTCATTTAGCTGCCACCTGAGGAAAAGCCACCATCTCCAGACCACTACCcctaattttaaatatctatgtAAAATGAGTACAAAGGAATCCTTGCCTTAAAGGACTAAAACAAAACCTTTTTAATCAAAGCCCCAGTTTGATGCAGACTAAGCTAACATGATGAGTCTCAAGAAGTTTTCAGAGAAAGACACTCACTATAAAAAGTCAGAAAaccagtttttttaatttttaaagctctGCCATGTTTGTTTCTAGCGGGTGCCGATGGTTACCTGCCACACTCGCACCAGGTTGTCCGTGTAGCCAGCAAACAGTGTCTGCAAGGGAGAAATGACAACATTAAGTTAGAGCCATGCAATTCTACAGTCCTGTTCGTGCAACAAAAATGACCCTTGTTTTAAGATGCCCACTCTTCTACTATTCACAGGTGATTATGTATTCCTAGAAGAAGCAACAGCTGGTCGTAAGGATTCACTTGATCAGTTGTAAACTGATCAAGTTAATCAAGGTTTTAACTGAAGACAGGTAATCACTGTCCCTCCACAATCTTCCTACTGACATTAGCGCATGAAGGCTGATCTGTGTTCACTGGCACAGTTATCCAAGTCCCGCCAAAGGCAATCACCTATGTCACTAGTTTTGTAACTGGCTGAAGCGCAGAAAGAAAGGTTAAAAGCTGAATCACCAGAGGATAGATCCACTTACCTGGCCATCAGCAGACCAGGCCAGAGAGGTACACTGGGGAGGCTCTGCCTTACTGCTGGTACTTATAACTTCTTGCTTCAGTTCATCTACAATGATCTTGCCCTCCAAGTCCTGGGGAAGGGGAAAAACCAGGATTAAGGACATTTGGCCCTTTCATGTGATTATTGGTTTTTAAAAACCAAGACAGACACATCCCCTCTCAAACGCCCCTTTAACTGTAATTCAGTAATTCTCAGCAGAGAATTACTTTCTGCCTCTTTGGGGACCCTTGGCAATGCCTagaggcatttttatttttcactagtTTGCTACAGGCATCTTGTGGGGAGTAGAGCCTGGGATGCTATTAAACATCCTAAATAATGCACAAGACTGCCTCCCCTCCAACAATGGATTACCCAGACCCAAGTGTCAATTGCACTGAGGTTGAGCAGATCGCTACAATtggtcttcctttttttccccaatccCAAGAAGTTATAATTCATCCTTCTTGGGTATCCATTGATAGCATGATGGTTCTGGAGTTGTTTAGGAAGTTCAAATCCCAGCAGCGAGTCAGAAGACACACTGAAAATTTACAACATTGCCAAGGCTTGCACAGCCAGGTATCTAGCCTCAATCGCAGCCCACACTCACCCAGATCTTGATGCTAGGACCCGTGGCAGCACAGAGCCAGTAGCGGTTGGGACTGAAGCACAGGGCGTTGATGATGTCCCCACCATCTAGTGTGTAAAGGTGCTTGCCTTCATTGAGGTCCCACAACATAGCCTGCCCATCCTGGGTGACAGGAGAAAACCAATCAGAGAAATATGACTTCTTCCACATGTTAATCCCACCCATCTTGCCTCAAGATGGGTCCTTTATTCTTAACTGTTTACCACAGTATCCTgtctttataaaattaatttcacaagTATCACCAGTTATCTTTTTATGTAAGAGATGACACTTCACCAACCCTACAAGAAACCTGACTTCAAAATGCATCACTGTAAACTCCAAAAGCACAGGATTATAATCTCATCAACAGCTTTAAGAAACCAGCCTCACATGAGACAATCTCTTAACGCCTCAACTCATTTTCAAAATGTCTCTCCCCTGGACTGCTATCCCATTATCTTAAGTATCCAATTGTTCCCATTGATTAGGGGACTCCTGTGTCTATGAATCACCTTGCCTCCAGAAGCACAGAGGGATCCATCTGGAGAGACGGTCACAGTGTTCAGGTAGCCTGTGTGGCCGATGTGATTGGTCTTCAGCTTACAATTTGCCAAGTTCCATACCTAAAATTGGGTCAAAGGTGAAGAACCTGGGCTCTGGATCTATCAAGGTCAAAAGGGCTCAGGTCAAGAAAAGGCATGGCATCATGCTTAAAAGGCATCCCTGGATAGGACAGCCAATTTCCATTCTGTCATTGACAAGTTCAAGAATTATTTATCTTGGccacttaaggaaaaaaatgctttccGTGTTGCCACCTTACCAGGGACTCTGGGCTGCCAATTAGCTACTTTAGACCAAATATCAAAAATTAACGGACCGTACTGAGAAAGTATCAAGAGGAAAATGGTCAGTTAAGGGACAAGTTGGTCAGTTAAGCATTCAAAGTTGATTATGACCAACTGGGAGGCAGTGGGAACATATTCTGGTTGGTAAAGGCCTCACACCCTGGCTCCAAGCTCACCTTGACCAGCTTGTCCCAGCCGCAGGAAACAATAATGGGATTGCTGCTGTTGGGTGAGAAGCGGACACAAGACACCCACTCTGAATGGCTTTCATCCTGCAGAGGATGGAAAGGAAATAAGGAGAAATTGTCTTGTCTCATGAAACTCCAGACCCCACACTTCCCCCTCAGTTATGTGGGATATATATTCAGTATGTTGACAACCTGTATTCACACTTCAGAACCCAAACCTTTAACATAAGATAGAATCCCTTTAGGTTCCAGATGAGGCTTGAAATCACCATATAAAAGCACCAGTTAAGAAGGATAGGGGGAAATGTTCAACATATGCTCCCTGCATGTGCCTTTACTTTACCTGGACAGTATACTTGCATACACCCAGAGTATTCCATAGTTTGATGGTTTTGTCTCGGGAGCCAGAGACAATTTGCCGGTTGTCAGAAGAGAAGGCCACACTTAGCACATCTTTGGTATGGCCTACAAATCGGCGAGTGGTGGTGCCCCTGAGAGGGAGGACTTGGTTACTCTCTAGACAGACTCTGCAAACATTCTTCCACAGTCAGACTGTTTCCCTGGCCCGGTTCCTCACCCAATGGAGCTGTGTTACCCACACAACCCTGGATATGGCTTTGATAAACGGCAAGCCCTTGGCCGAGAATATGCCAGAGAATCCCTTCAGAATTGCAGGACATGTCCTCACTCCCATGTGGGGATTGGCTGACAATGTCATCTGTCATCACCAGGATCCTCCATTATGCCTGACCACCCAAGACTGAGCTCCCAATATACAGCGTGTTCAAACATGTTGCCCACTCCCAAATACAACATCTGATAAAACTGCTAAAACAGACCATTCTTCAGCAATTCTGTGTATCTAATTAAAAGCAACGGGGAGGGAGGCGGAACAACCACAAATATCTTCTCCAGGTACTCTGCCTTACAGTTCCCACTCAAGTACCAAATCACTACCCTGGGAAACCTGATGGTATCTACCTGCTTTCTACCCAGCTTCCCCCCAGTGCCCCAGAGCAGCTACTTGCGTTGTGAGATCCCAAAGGCGAAGGGTTCCATCCCAGGAGCCTGAGAGGGCAAACTGGCCATCTGAGGAAATGACCACATCACTAACAAAGTGGGAGTGACCCCGAAGAGCACGCTGTGGGATACCATAGTTGGTCTCATCTCTGGTCAGCTTCCACATAATGATGGTCTTATCTAAGGGCAggtaaaacaaaaaagcagaccCAGTGAAAAAACCCCACGGCTCACCATCTGACCTTCTGAATCATAAATCAAGGGCATTTATGGGTAGGGAAACTACCTAAAGGCTGAGAGAGTAGTTATTAGCCAAGTCCAAGTAACTCTAGTGAAGAGTCAAGCAGAGCTAAGTTGCACCCtgagaatttaactcaggtgtGTGAAACTGTACCAGGTTATGGATGCCCCTTTCGGAAATCCAAAACGATTCCACAtctatttattgggcttccctagtggctcagatggtaaagcatctgcctgcaatgcgggagacctgggttcaatccctgggtcaggaagatctggagaaggaaatggcaacccactccagtacccttgcctgggaaaatcccatggacggaggagcctggtaggctacagtccatggggctgcaaagagtcagacacgacttagtgacttcacttccacaaTGCATGCACACAGCAGGCTGGATATGGACGAGTAGCTAGCTGTGGGCCTCCTGAGACTACTGCTGGGGGATGCAAGAAATACTTGCAATAGAAAATTCACTTTAGACGCTAAGGATTGGATGCTTTCACTGCAATGTGTTCCACTGAACAAACTTTCCTAGTAAGTGCCATACATGATCGTAGCCTCAGATGAACTATTTTTAAATAGCGTGAACGCAAAAGGCAGTCGACAAGAAGTCTCCAAATGCAGTCAGGTACagagagaatgagaagaaaaaaaaggggggggtggggtggagaaagGGCTGCCCTGAAGTAGCCGAGAGACTAGACACGAGGTCCGCCTTTAAGTCCACTTTTTAATGAGCAAAGGGTCCGGGCAGCAGCTCAGAAACAGCCTCTGGGTTTCAGCATAGGCACTCAGATGGCATGTTGGGATCATCACCGCGCCGCCCGACCCGAAGGCTCCTGGGCTTACAGCTACATACACGGGTTTGAGAGGTAGAGATTAAAAATGCCCCAGCCTTGCAACCCTCCCGGCAGCCCGCTGTTTCGGAGCTCGCAAAGTCGGGGACGCCGCATGGGTTTATCCGCAATAAGGCCTAGGCACAGGTCAATTCACAGCCCACCTCGCGGCCCACAGGCCCAACCACGTGATGCGCGCAACGACCCCTGCCCCTTAATCCAGCACCTCAGCCCGTACCTCGAGAGGCGGACAATATCATGTCCGGGAACTGGGGAGTGGTAGCGATCTGGGTCACCCAGCCGTTGTGGCCCTTGAGGGTGCCACGAAGGGTCATCTGTTCAGTCATGGCGACGGACAATGCTGGTGTCGCCGCAGCGACAAGGATGGAACTGGATAGCTCAGAGAGGCGACCCGCACACCCGCTTCCACCGCGGCCCTGCAGAGGAAAAGAGCGAACCGCCCACGCCGGAACCGGAAATACCCGCCCTCCCGAGCAAAATGGCGCCCTCCCATAATTCACTTCTGCTCAAGATGGCAGCCCCATGTAGTTCAAAGGGAGAGATAAAAGACTTTTGGTCCAGACCGTCGTACAATGTAATTTGGTAGCACCGTACAAATTCCCTTATTAAACCAACATGCCTGAGTATTTAAAAAGGCTCCTTATGGTTGGGGCATGATGTCTCAAAAGCGTCAGAGAGGAAGTACACGCCCCAGAGCTTAGTAAGGAGAGCCTAGTGGCTTCACTGGCCCTACGTGGCACAGCCTGAACCCCTCCCTTTCCGCTTGGTGTTTCGGAGGGCATCGCAGAGGGAGCTTAATTTCATGGGCACAATTGTGAGTAACGGTGGGCAATGTGAATAATactatattaaatttttaaagtaaactgcATTCAGGTGAACTATTAAACCCTAACAGATTCCATGTGCGGGCGGCGACTCTTCCCTCAAGAGGTTTATTCACTGATGGTGTTGGGTGAGGAAAGACAGTCCGCCCAGGACTAAGGCAGGAATGGGTTACAGAGAGGAAAACCGGGAATGAAGGATAAGTTAGTCTGTGGGCTGCTGGACAGTAAACCCCACTCCCG comes from the Bubalus kerabau isolate K-KA32 ecotype Philippines breed swamp buffalo chromosome 1, PCC_UOA_SB_1v2, whole genome shotgun sequence genome and includes:
- the RACK1 gene encoding small ribosomal subunit protein RACK1, which encodes MTEQMTLRGTLKGHNGWVTQIATTPQFPDMILSASRDKTIIMWKLTRDETNYGIPQRALRGHSHFVSDVVISSDGQFALSGSWDGTLRLWDLTTGTTTRRFVGHTKDVLSVAFSSDNRQIVSGSRDKTIKLWNTLGVCKYTVQDESHSEWVSCVRFSPNSSNPIIVSCGWDKLVKVWNLANCKLKTNHIGHTGYLNTVTVSPDGSLCASGGKDGQAMLWDLNEGKHLYTLDGGDIINALCFSPNRYWLCAATGPSIKIWDLEGKIIVDELKQEVISTSSKAEPPQCTSLAWSADGQTLFAGYTDNLVRVWQVTIGTR